From a single Fulvivirga ulvae genomic region:
- a CDS encoding tetratricopeptide repeat protein — MLRCLILALLISPALKAQVPENIPIITLKKTLDTTSSNHEHLYYQIAQTYQQDRSYDSAISYYQKCMKGYMGKNYEIGMAFTHNNLGTVYNKLGKIDSSIFHYKAAIQYYQNQNDTTSVASALTNLGMVNKQMGSYSLALENLLIAARLLDPLGNTQSLGACYNTIGSIYASQEDYDNAIAYHRKALSIRKSLNNQKEVASSLNNIGIIYRNLEEYDSALTYLNQSLKIKENLNDKSLVASTLNNIGGVLINLDQIAEAKDYLERSLNLRSIHDKSGKAITYNNLANIYNLQNQPQKALLYLDSAQALIKEGGFLSEMEDNLNFRMLAYEQLGRYDKSLECARELMVVRDSLLNSDKVQRLIEMQTKYETEKKEQSIAMLETERELQKAEIDLSRLWIIILGISVVLVFVIGLSIYTKFRSESRNKKQIQLLMQELHHRVKNNLQLLSNIFSLQSRTITDAGALEAVRSGENRINAMAIIHQKLYKKTESRSVNIHDYLGDLISQLADSYGYDQLQNDSIEVDIQPVELDVDKVIPIGLIVNELVSNSFKYAFPVTENPELKVILHLEKDQLHLRIEDNGPGFSKPDKFESSMGLNIIETLSRQLNATIKWETSNKTKLNLLMPLK; from the coding sequence ATGTTGCGTTGTCTAATTCTGGCTTTGTTGATTTCACCTGCGCTCAAAGCTCAGGTTCCTGAAAACATTCCAATCATTACTTTGAAGAAAACTCTGGATACAACTTCTTCAAATCATGAGCATCTTTATTACCAAATAGCCCAAACCTATCAGCAAGATAGATCGTACGACAGTGCTATTTCTTATTATCAAAAATGCATGAAAGGCTATATGGGCAAAAACTATGAAATTGGCATGGCTTTTACTCATAATAATCTCGGAACAGTTTACAACAAACTCGGGAAAATAGATAGTAGCATTTTTCATTATAAGGCAGCAATCCAATATTATCAAAATCAAAATGACACCACAAGCGTAGCATCGGCTCTGACTAATTTGGGTATGGTTAACAAGCAAATGGGCTCTTATTCACTGGCTTTGGAAAATCTACTGATTGCCGCCAGATTATTAGACCCTCTGGGAAATACCCAATCACTTGGAGCATGTTACAATACCATTGGCAGTATTTATGCAAGTCAGGAAGACTATGATAATGCCATAGCCTACCATAGAAAAGCACTTTCCATACGGAAATCATTAAATAATCAAAAAGAAGTAGCTTCTTCTCTAAACAATATAGGAATCATTTATCGAAACCTGGAGGAGTATGATAGTGCTTTAACATATTTAAATCAATCGTTAAAAATAAAGGAAAATCTTAATGACAAGTCTCTGGTTGCCAGCACTCTCAATAATATTGGTGGTGTGCTGATCAATCTGGATCAAATTGCGGAGGCAAAAGATTATCTGGAAAGGTCACTAAATTTAAGATCCATACATGATAAAAGTGGCAAAGCGATCACATATAATAATCTGGCTAATATTTATAACTTGCAAAACCAGCCACAAAAAGCTCTACTATATCTTGATTCTGCTCAAGCCTTAATAAAAGAAGGAGGATTTTTGTCGGAGATGGAAGACAATCTCAACTTCCGTATGCTTGCCTATGAACAACTCGGCCGCTACGATAAATCCCTCGAATGTGCCAGGGAACTAATGGTCGTCAGGGATAGCCTGCTTAATAGTGATAAGGTCCAGCGGCTGATTGAAATGCAAACCAAGTATGAGACTGAGAAGAAAGAACAATCCATAGCGATGCTGGAAACAGAACGTGAACTGCAAAAAGCTGAAATAGATCTAAGCCGCTTGTGGATTATCATCCTGGGTATTTCGGTCGTCCTGGTTTTCGTAATAGGATTATCAATATATACTAAGTTCCGTTCTGAGAGCCGCAACAAAAAGCAAATTCAACTCCTCATGCAGGAACTGCATCACCGGGTCAAGAACAACCTGCAGCTTCTTTCTAATATATTCAGTCTCCAATCGCGTACCATAACCGATGCAGGTGCGCTGGAAGCGGTGAGAAGTGGAGAGAACCGCATCAATGCCATGGCTATCATTCACCAGAAGCTTTACAAAAAAACAGAAAGCAGATCAGTCAACATTCACGATTACCTGGGCGACCTGATCAGCCAGCTTGCCGATAGTTATGGTTACGACCAACTGCAAAATGATTCAATTGAGGTAGATATACAGCCCGTCGAGCTGGATGTGGATAAAGTGATACCGATAGGCTTGATTGTGAACGAACTAGTCAGCAACTCCTTCAAGTATGCTTTTCCGGTGACCGAAAATCCGGAACTAAAGGTGATTTTACATTTGGAAAAAGATCAACTGCACCTGCGTATAGAAGATAACGGCCCCGGCTTCTCTAAGCCAGACAAGTTTGAAAGCTCTATGGGTTTGAATATTATAGAAACACTGAGCCGACAACTGAATGCAACCATTAAATGGGAAACCTCAAATAAAACCAAACTCAATTTATTAATGCCTTTAAAGTAA
- a CDS encoding AMP-dependent synthetase/ligase, which translates to MEITRIFDVLDFQLADRPKQDALSNKVNGSWIKYSTSEVAEIVNQLSTGLLELGINKGDKVAIASFNRPEWVFADYAILQIGAINVPMYPNSTADDYAFIMRDAGVKLVFAGDAEVTAKINEAKKSLDHNPTVYCFDEINAADYWKKILKPATEQSLEEIKSLRDTIAYEDLATIIYTSGTTGNPKGVMLSHKNILSNANSVCDAFAVGGPEHRTISFLPLSHIFERTALYTYMQMGVSIYYAESMDTLGENLKEVQPHFFATVPRLLEKVYEKIVSKGYELQGIKKSLFFWALNLAKQFELDAKHGIWYNLQLKLANKLIFNKWREALGGNVQFIISGGAALQPSLANIFWAAQVKVLEAYGLTETSPGISFSRLDAIKIGCVGPMLKGVQVKIAEDGEVLAKGDNVMMGYYKQPEATAEVINSDGWFHTGDIGEMVDGKFLKITDRKKEMFKTSGGKYIAPQPIENKLVESLMIDQAMVVGESRKFPAALIVPNFEKMKDYCRRHQITYTTPAEMILNEKIIQKYQEEVDHANEEFAQYEKIKKFRLLAQPWTIEKGEMTPKLSLKRKIIKQHYQQEIDRIYEGV; encoded by the coding sequence ATGGAAATAACCCGAATATTTGATGTACTTGACTTTCAACTAGCCGATAGGCCCAAACAGGATGCTCTATCAAATAAAGTTAATGGCAGTTGGATAAAGTATTCTACCTCAGAAGTTGCTGAAATTGTAAACCAGCTCAGTACAGGTTTACTTGAGCTGGGTATAAACAAGGGTGATAAAGTTGCAATTGCTTCATTTAACAGACCGGAGTGGGTTTTTGCCGATTACGCCATATTGCAAATAGGAGCCATAAACGTTCCGATGTATCCCAATTCAACTGCAGATGACTATGCATTTATAATGCGCGATGCAGGAGTTAAACTTGTGTTTGCCGGTGATGCGGAAGTAACAGCCAAAATAAACGAAGCCAAAAAGTCGCTTGATCATAACCCGACGGTTTATTGTTTCGATGAAATCAACGCGGCCGATTACTGGAAGAAAATACTTAAACCTGCTACTGAGCAGTCACTTGAGGAAATTAAGAGCTTAAGGGATACCATAGCATACGAAGACCTAGCCACTATCATTTATACATCAGGTACCACAGGTAATCCTAAAGGTGTTATGCTTTCCCATAAGAATATATTATCCAATGCTAATTCTGTTTGCGATGCATTTGCCGTAGGTGGCCCGGAGCATCGTACCATTAGCTTCTTACCTTTGAGTCATATTTTTGAAAGAACTGCACTGTATACTTACATGCAAATGGGTGTATCTATATACTACGCTGAAAGCATGGACACGCTAGGCGAGAACTTAAAGGAAGTACAGCCTCATTTCTTCGCCACAGTTCCCAGACTACTGGAAAAAGTCTACGAGAAAATCGTGAGCAAAGGATATGAACTGCAGGGCATAAAAAAGTCTTTGTTTTTCTGGGCATTGAACCTGGCCAAACAATTTGAGCTCGATGCAAAACATGGAATATGGTACAATCTCCAGCTTAAGCTCGCCAACAAACTTATCTTCAACAAATGGCGCGAAGCATTGGGGGGAAATGTGCAATTCATCATTTCGGGCGGCGCTGCGTTGCAACCCAGTCTGGCCAATATTTTTTGGGCAGCTCAGGTAAAAGTACTCGAGGCCTACGGCCTTACGGAAACTTCACCGGGCATCAGCTTCAGCCGCTTGGATGCCATAAAAATAGGATGCGTAGGGCCAATGCTTAAAGGTGTGCAGGTGAAGATAGCTGAAGACGGCGAGGTACTCGCAAAAGGAGATAATGTGATGATGGGCTATTACAAACAACCCGAGGCCACGGCAGAAGTTATCAATTCCGACGGCTGGTTTCATACCGGCGATATTGGTGAGATGGTTGACGGCAAATTTTTAAAGATCACCGACCGGAAAAAGGAAATGTTCAAAACTTCCGGAGGGAAGTACATAGCTCCTCAGCCTATTGAAAACAAACTGGTAGAATCCTTAATGATAGACCAGGCCATGGTTGTCGGAGAATCCAGAAAATTTCCCGCTGCCTTAATCGTCCCGAATTTTGAAAAAATGAAAGATTACTGCCGCCGACATCAAATCACCTATACTACCCCTGCCGAAATGATCCTCAATGAAAAGATCATTCAGAAGTATCAGGAAGAAGTTGACCATGCCAACGAGGAATTTGCCCAGTATGAAAAAATAAAAAAATTCCGGCTGCTTGCGCAGCCATGGACAATCGAAAAAGGAGAGATGACCCCCAAGCTTAGCTTGAAACGAAAAATTATTAAGCAGCACTATCAGCAAGAGATTGACAGGATATATGAGGGTGTGTGA
- a CDS encoding tetratricopeptide repeat protein, with protein MKNFLILGLLIIISLTASAQSQEVRLANEYYSQGEYEKAKKLYDDLTRDPDNIPLIHNNYFFLLLEMTEYNEAEKYIKRLIKKFPNNLYYQLDLGVLLKNSGQETQAQKYFDDIIDEIKYDNYRTRITADYFVNKQLTNMAIRTFKEARDAINNQYAYALEMANIYRIMNEKDLMVQEYLNYVSQNPSNLNYVKNTLQSLLAKPEELQSLEMLLYDKIQNEPNSEIYSELLIWVNLQQKNFYGAFIQARAIDKRLRTEGSRSINIGLMALDNNDYNNAIKIFTYIIKEFPGTYNYLLAKMYLIKSYEKRVRNTYPIDEREIRNLINDYNNFISELGITRNTLEALRNKALLHAFYLDEKDSAITILNEIIETPRANPDIKARSKLDLGDIYILTEEPWESTLLYSQVEKSHKEDPLGYEAKLRNAKLSYYKGEFQLAQEHLDILKQATTREIANDAMALSLLIKDNIAFDSTETAMKKFAAIELMLFQNKIAPALRAIEAMREEYEGHSLSDELLWKEADIQKKLGHFELSISLLQEIVDKYDDDILSDDAYFTIGSIYDRQLNDPERAMEIYRTFLTKYPGSVYVAEARKRFRQLRGDYNSLEGKLQNSEL; from the coding sequence ATGAAAAATTTTTTGATCTTAGGCTTACTCATTATTATTTCCTTAACAGCCAGTGCTCAATCACAGGAAGTCAGGCTGGCCAACGAATATTACTCTCAGGGAGAATATGAAAAAGCAAAAAAGCTTTATGATGATCTAACTCGAGATCCGGATAATATCCCACTTATCCACAACAATTATTTTTTCCTGCTACTGGAAATGACAGAATACAATGAGGCAGAAAAATATATTAAACGCCTCATCAAAAAATTTCCTAACAATCTCTATTATCAGCTTGACCTGGGAGTGCTGTTAAAAAATTCTGGTCAGGAGACTCAGGCCCAAAAATATTTTGATGATATCATAGATGAAATTAAGTATGACAATTATCGTACGCGCATAACCGCGGACTATTTCGTTAACAAGCAACTTACTAATATGGCCATCCGAACTTTTAAGGAAGCTCGAGATGCCATCAACAATCAATATGCGTATGCTCTGGAGATGGCTAACATTTACCGCATTATGAACGAGAAAGATTTAATGGTGCAGGAGTATCTCAATTATGTTAGCCAGAACCCTTCAAACCTTAACTATGTAAAAAATACGCTGCAAAGTCTGCTCGCCAAACCTGAAGAACTTCAGAGCTTGGAAATGTTACTTTATGACAAAATTCAAAATGAACCGAACAGTGAAATATACAGCGAGCTGCTTATATGGGTAAACCTTCAGCAAAAGAATTTTTACGGAGCCTTTATTCAGGCTAGGGCTATAGATAAGCGATTAAGAACTGAAGGAAGCCGAAGTATTAACATTGGTCTTATGGCCCTGGATAACAACGATTATAATAATGCAATTAAAATATTCACTTACATAATAAAGGAATTTCCTGGTACTTATAATTATCTGCTGGCCAAGATGTATCTTATCAAATCATACGAAAAACGGGTAAGAAATACCTATCCAATTGATGAGCGTGAAATAAGAAATCTTATTAATGATTACAATAATTTTATAAGTGAGCTTGGGATTACACGAAATACTCTTGAAGCTTTGCGCAATAAAGCTTTGCTTCATGCTTTCTATTTGGATGAAAAAGATTCAGCTATTACCATCTTAAATGAAATAATAGAAACTCCGAGGGCCAATCCGGATATAAAAGCAAGATCAAAGCTGGATTTAGGAGATATCTACATTTTAACAGAAGAACCTTGGGAATCGACATTGCTTTATTCTCAGGTAGAAAAATCACATAAGGAAGATCCGCTTGGATATGAGGCGAAACTAAGAAACGCAAAACTATCATACTACAAGGGCGAATTTCAATTAGCTCAGGAGCACCTGGATATATTAAAACAAGCCACAACCCGTGAGATTGCTAATGATGCCATGGCGCTGAGTTTGTTGATAAAGGATAACATAGCTTTTGATAGTACTGAAACGGCAATGAAAAAATTTGCCGCAATAGAATTAATGCTTTTCCAAAATAAAATAGCGCCGGCGCTTCGCGCCATTGAGGCTATGCGTGAGGAATATGAAGGCCATAGTTTGTCAGATGAGCTCCTATGGAAAGAAGCAGATATACAGAAAAAACTTGGCCATTTTGAGCTCTCGATATCACTGCTACAAGAAATTGTAGATAAATATGATGATGACATACTTAGTGATGATGCTTACTTTACCATAGGTTCTATTTATGACAGGCAGCTCAATGATCCGGAAAGAGCCATGGAAATATACAGAACATTCTTAACTAAGTATCCAGGAAGTGTATATGTAGCAGAAGCAAGAAAGCGTTTCAGACAACTTAGAGGTGATTACAATAGCCTTGAGGGCAAATTGCAAAACAGCGAATTATAA
- a CDS encoding Ig-like domain-containing protein, with amino-acid sequence MNRITSGILLLSVALFSACANQSAPTGGEKDEVPPVLVSSIPAQGELNFKGKEIVLTFDELIKTDNPKEQFLITPRIKDEYEIKYRKNKVIIEFEKPLQDSTTYSINFREGIKDLTEGNPADTLKLAFSTGSYLDSLSLSGHVYDLMTNTNAKDVTIAIYEANDTLDVFNSPPVYYTKTDAAGLYNIDNLKNASYKIYAFEDKNKNLTLESKSEKHGFISETVKLDSNISKLNIPIQLLDVRDLELQSTRASGTTYNLKYNKHVTDYDLKSIDTTTVVYSNFVDVSHNTIQIFNSDKYSDTLAISIRATDSLQHDIFDSVRFKFEPTQRKPTDFTVKATLPKVITKTPTFSATLKFSKPVKNINYDSIYLYLDTANILYFKPQDLEWNQYKDEVSLTYEIDPSLFVNKDDINTNTGSRAQSRKAEKVPADREVPNPDKRNTPNKKELSGRPDNREVPKNENMSQQEDASLKDSLKQQPPTPKQPHFYTSAGSFISAESDSSKRIKENLSFVKPDQLGVLLIEVQTDSQHYFVQLINTKNQVVAEEVNGKTFQFKNIEPGEYRVRILVDSNLNGIWDPGNVKANEEPEPIIFYQNSEGNEILTLRANWELGPNVISF; translated from the coding sequence ATGAACAGGATCACTTCCGGCATACTCCTTCTTAGTGTTGCCTTATTCTCAGCTTGTGCAAATCAGTCAGCTCCAACTGGTGGTGAAAAAGATGAAGTACCTCCAGTATTGGTATCTTCCATACCAGCCCAGGGAGAATTAAACTTCAAAGGAAAGGAAATAGTATTAACCTTTGATGAGCTCATCAAAACAGACAATCCAAAAGAACAATTTCTTATCACACCCAGAATAAAGGATGAATACGAAATAAAATACAGGAAGAATAAAGTAATTATAGAATTTGAAAAACCTCTCCAGGACAGTACTACATATTCCATTAACTTCCGCGAAGGAATTAAAGATCTAACGGAAGGTAACCCTGCCGATACACTCAAACTGGCATTTAGTACAGGTAGCTATTTGGATTCTTTAAGCCTATCAGGACATGTTTATGATCTAATGACCAATACTAACGCTAAAGACGTAACCATAGCCATATATGAAGCGAACGACACCCTTGATGTATTTAACAGTCCACCAGTATACTATACCAAGACAGATGCAGCAGGACTATACAACATTGACAATTTAAAGAATGCATCCTATAAAATCTACGCATTTGAAGACAAGAATAAAAACCTGACCTTAGAAAGTAAATCAGAAAAGCATGGATTTATTTCTGAAACGGTCAAACTAGATAGTAATATTTCTAAACTTAATATTCCAATACAGTTGTTGGATGTTCGTGATTTGGAACTGCAAAGCACAAGAGCCTCCGGCACTACATATAATCTTAAATATAACAAACATGTAACAGATTATGATCTTAAAAGTATTGATACAACAACAGTAGTCTACAGCAACTTCGTTGATGTCAGCCACAATACAATACAAATCTTCAACTCTGACAAATACAGTGATACTCTGGCAATATCTATACGTGCCACTGATTCACTCCAACATGATATATTCGATTCTGTCAGGTTTAAATTTGAACCCACACAACGCAAACCTACTGACTTTACAGTGAAAGCAACGCTTCCCAAAGTAATTACAAAAACTCCAACTTTCAGCGCCACTCTCAAATTCAGTAAACCTGTAAAAAATATAAACTACGACAGTATATACTTATACCTTGACACTGCAAATATCTTATACTTCAAACCACAGGACCTGGAGTGGAACCAATACAAGGATGAAGTATCCCTGACTTATGAAATTGATCCATCACTATTTGTTAACAAAGATGACATAAATACAAATACCGGCTCACGAGCTCAAAGTAGAAAAGCCGAGAAGGTGCCTGCAGACAGAGAGGTACCAAACCCGGACAAACGAAACACACCTAATAAGAAAGAACTCTCAGGCAGGCCGGACAACAGGGAAGTCCCTAAAAATGAGAACATGTCACAACAAGAAGATGCATCACTGAAGGATAGTCTGAAACAGCAACCTCCCACACCAAAGCAACCTCACTTCTATACAAGTGCAGGCAGCTTCATAAGTGCTGAATCAGACTCCAGCAAAAGGATAAAGGAAAACCTTTCATTTGTAAAACCAGATCAGTTAGGGGTATTACTTATCGAGGTACAAACAGATAGCCAGCATTATTTTGTGCAACTAATAAACACAAAAAACCAGGTAGTAGCCGAAGAAGTTAACGGTAAAACATTTCAGTTCAAAAACATTGAACCAGGAGAATATAGAGTTAGAATACTTGTGGATAGCAACCTGAACGGTATCTGGGATCCCGGGAACGTTAAAGCTAACGAAGAGCCGGAACCCATTATCTTTTACCAAAATAGTGAAGGTAATGAAATACTTACCCTTAGGGCAAACTGGGAACTTGGCCCCAACGTTATATCATTCTAG
- a CDS encoding class I SAM-dependent methyltransferase — protein MLERLNACPLCDSGHFNNYLTCKDYTVSGEEFNLVTCTNCSFTFTNPRPKAEDLSQYYQSQDYISHSNKSNSPVNIIYKIARNFTLNKKVALINSLNKKGSMLDIGCGTGHFISACQEDGWAINGVEPDESARKMATDKTSINISADLKDVEQTEFDVITMWHVLEHIPNLNDFMQMMVDKLKQSGKLIVAVPNYKSHDAQYYKQYWAAYDVPRHLYHFDQESLGRLATKYQLKINKILPMTLDAYYVSLLSEAYKGAGILKFFKAPIRGFISNQKAKNNNFNYSSLIYILSK, from the coding sequence ATGCTTGAAAGATTAAATGCCTGCCCGCTATGTGATAGCGGGCATTTTAATAACTACCTAACCTGTAAAGACTATACCGTTTCAGGAGAAGAATTCAATCTAGTAACATGTACTAATTGTTCCTTCACCTTTACCAATCCACGTCCTAAAGCAGAGGATCTATCTCAATATTACCAGTCTCAGGATTATATTTCTCATAGCAACAAATCCAATAGTCCTGTTAACATTATATATAAAATAGCCAGGAACTTTACTTTAAATAAAAAAGTAGCGCTAATTAATTCCCTCAATAAAAAGGGTAGCATGCTGGACATAGGTTGTGGTACAGGTCATTTCATATCTGCATGCCAAGAGGACGGTTGGGCAATCAATGGTGTAGAGCCTGATGAAAGTGCTAGAAAAATGGCTACCGATAAAACCTCCATAAATATTTCAGCAGATTTAAAGGATGTGGAACAAACAGAATTTGACGTTATAACTATGTGGCATGTTCTGGAACATATACCAAATCTCAATGACTTCATGCAGATGATGGTTGATAAACTAAAACAATCTGGCAAGCTCATTGTAGCCGTTCCAAATTACAAAAGCCATGATGCCCAGTATTACAAACAGTATTGGGCAGCATATGATGTACCCAGACATTTATACCATTTTGATCAGGAAAGCCTGGGCAGACTGGCAACTAAATATCAACTTAAAATCAATAAAATATTGCCAATGACTTTGGATGCTTATTATGTAAGCCTGCTTAGCGAAGCCTACAAAGGTGCTGGTATACTCAAATTTTTTAAGGCACCCATACGTGGGTTCATCTCAAACCAAAAGGCAAAAAACAATAATTTCAACTATTCAAGTTTAATATATATACTCAGTAAATAA